One Gloeobacter morelensis MG652769 DNA window includes the following coding sequences:
- a CDS encoding ISL3 family transposase has protein sequence MWRHSQKKDWDAVVRISIDEFGMRRGHDFKTVVSNIETGELLEVVDSHKQKEIIENLSRQASSVREAVEEVSIDMWGGFTKVVQQVFPNAVIVYDRFHVMRMVVSEVKKIARQCGIGKRKEQCCLLKNGKDLSVEESEKLEAALQRDKRLRQAYEYKEEFRLIYEESQTVEEGQRNLEAWLLKVRKVYGKVVQTISEHFEGICNYFISRSSSGVMEGINNRIKLIKRQGYGFTNFENLRLRLLACFTGKGSPSH, from the coding sequence ATGTGGCGGCACAGTCAAAAAAAAGACTGGGACGCAGTGGTACGCATAAGCATCGATGAGTTCGGCATGCGGCGAGGTCACGATTTCAAGACGGTCGTCAGCAATATTGAGACGGGCGAACTGCTGGAAGTGGTGGACAGCCATAAACAGAAGGAGATCATCGAAAACCTGTCAAGGCAAGCATCCTCGGTGCGTGAAGCGGTCGAGGAAGTGAGCATAGACATGTGGGGAGGATTTACGAAGGTTGTGCAGCAAGTGTTTCCGAATGCCGTGATTGTCTACGACCGATTTCACGTGATGCGGATGGTTGTGTCCGAGGTCAAAAAGATTGCCCGTCAGTGTGGCATTGGCAAACGCAAGGAGCAGTGCTGTTTGCTGAAGAATGGCAAGGACTTGAGTGTCGAGGAGAGTGAGAAGTTGGAGGCCGCTCTGCAGCGGGACAAGCGTTTGCGTCAGGCCTACGAATACAAAGAAGAATTTCGGTTAATTTATGAAGAGAGTCAGACAGTGGAAGAAGGACAGCGGAACTTGGAAGCATGGCTGCTGAAAGTTCGCAAGGTCTATGGGAAGGTGGTGCAGACGATTAGTGAGCATTTCGAGGGGATCTGCAACTATTTTATCAGTCGTTCGAGTAGCGGTGTAATGGAGGGAATCAACAATCGAATCAAGTTGATTAAGCGTCAAGGTTACGGCTTTACAAACTTTGAGAACCTGCGTCTGCGTCTGCTGGCCTGCTTTACGGGAAAAGGCTCCCCTTCACACTGA
- a CDS encoding IS1634 family transposase, with protein MSQPPPEIQVQNLDHLGIVAGIIDSIGLVEEVNQLLGTHPQEHVSCGQVLKGLILNGLGFVCAPLYLFEQFFVGKATEHLIGPGVQPEHFNDDRLGRVLDKLYEEGTTKVFVHLALKAARQFGIKTGSVHLDSTSFHVDGEYIPRGRLAPRAEDEPQPIVITHGYSRDHRPDLKQFLLSMITSGDGDVPLYLRVGNGNEADKAIFAQMIQDFRSQWDVDALFVVDSALYSAQNLSEVQAMHWLSRVPSTLTQVKHLLAALSDEQFAPAQPGYRVAEVGSTYAEIQQRWVVVASDERRKSDLAALDKKLNELDGKLGKELTALCKMAFACEADALEAAERFASGLKFHLLGAVRAVEQARHDQAGRPARGSKPAKTGVWLLSAQLVRNATAIEVEQHSAGKFVLATNVLDEQELSTAEVLSEYKAQQSVERGFRFLKDPLFFTSSVFLKSPERVEALAMVMGLCLLVYSLGQRQLRLALSAAQLTVKSQTKKPTATPTLRWIFQVFQAVHLLEVSGVKQVSNLSEERRRIVKCLGPTCGQYYLMG; from the coding sequence ATGAGCCAGCCTCCTCCTGAAATCCAGGTCCAGAACCTCGACCACCTCGGCATCGTGGCTGGAATCATCGACTCTATCGGCCTGGTCGAAGAGGTCAACCAGCTCCTGGGCACGCATCCGCAGGAGCATGTGAGCTGCGGACAGGTACTCAAGGGTCTCATCCTCAATGGACTCGGCTTCGTCTGTGCACCCCTGTACTTGTTCGAGCAATTCTTCGTTGGCAAGGCGACCGAGCACCTGATTGGACCAGGCGTGCAGCCGGAACACTTTAACGACGACCGGCTTGGCCGGGTGCTCGATAAGCTCTACGAGGAGGGTACCACCAAGGTCTTCGTCCATCTGGCACTCAAGGCCGCCAGGCAATTTGGCATCAAGACCGGCAGTGTGCATCTGGACTCGACATCGTTCCATGTGGACGGTGAGTACATCCCAAGGGGGCGATTGGCACCTCGGGCAGAAGACGAACCGCAGCCGATTGTCATCACCCACGGCTATAGCCGGGATCATCGCCCCGACCTCAAGCAATTCTTGTTGTCGATGATCACCAGTGGCGATGGGGACGTGCCCCTCTACCTGCGCGTGGGTAACGGCAACGAAGCGGACAAGGCTATCTTTGCGCAGATGATTCAGGATTTTCGCTCCCAGTGGGACGTGGATGCCCTGTTTGTCGTCGATTCAGCCCTTTACAGTGCCCAGAACTTGAGCGAGGTGCAAGCCATGCACTGGCTGAGCCGGGTACCCTCGACCCTTACGCAAGTGAAGCACCTGCTGGCGGCATTGAGCGATGAGCAGTTCGCGCCTGCCCAACCAGGCTACCGAGTCGCCGAGGTGGGTAGCACTTACGCCGAGATCCAACAGCGCTGGGTGGTAGTCGCAAGCGACGAGCGGCGCAAAAGCGACCTCGCGGCCCTGGACAAGAAACTCAATGAGCTCGATGGCAAGCTGGGCAAGGAACTGACGGCGCTGTGCAAGATGGCCTTTGCCTGTGAAGCGGATGCCCTGGAAGCGGCGGAGCGGTTCGCTTCTGGGTTGAAGTTCCATCTGCTCGGGGCAGTACGGGCCGTCGAGCAAGCCCGGCATGACCAAGCCGGGCGACCGGCGCGGGGCAGCAAACCTGCGAAGACGGGCGTGTGGCTGCTCTCGGCACAACTGGTGCGCAATGCGACAGCTATCGAGGTGGAGCAGCATAGTGCGGGCAAGTTCGTGCTGGCGACGAACGTGTTGGACGAGCAGGAGCTTTCGACGGCTGAGGTCCTGTCCGAGTACAAAGCCCAGCAGTCAGTGGAGCGAGGCTTCCGCTTTCTGAAAGACCCGCTGTTTTTCACCTCCAGCGTGTTTCTCAAATCGCCTGAACGCGTCGAGGCGTTGGCGATGGTGATGGGGTTGTGCCTGCTGGTCTACAGCCTCGGGCAGCGGCAGTTGCGTTTAGCACTCTCAGCAGCACAGCTGACGGTCAAAAGTCAGACCAAGAAGCCGACCGCGACGCCGACCTTGCGGTGGATCTTTCAGGTCTTTCAGGCGGTGCATCTGCTGGAAGTCTCAGGAGTGAAGCAGGTATCGAATTTGAGCGAGGAGCGTCGGCGCATCGTGAAGTGTCTGGGTCCGACCTGTGGGCAGTACTACTTGATGGGCTGA
- a CDS encoding dual OB domain-containing protein — protein sequence MYSLSLVAPQQIQWSLKLSGSGNRQVRAHFELGDEPYALSVTDPSWERRFSRLVPDPVKLYSTEEVGYVPRAGHRLLLTVSLGQPFKGYCYKLVAAVFAVPEGIDTAPQT from the coding sequence ATGTATTCTCTTTCGTTGGTCGCCCCGCAGCAAATTCAGTGGTCCCTGAAATTGAGTGGCTCGGGTAATCGACAGGTACGCGCTCATTTTGAACTCGGAGATGAACCTTATGCCCTTTCCGTTACCGACCCAAGCTGGGAAAGGCGGTTCAGCAGACTGGTGCCCGATCCGGTGAAACTCTACTCGACTGAAGAAGTTGGGTACGTTCCAAGGGCCGGCCACCGACTTTTGCTGACTGTGAGTCTGGGACAACCTTTCAAAGGTTACTGTTACAAGCTGGTCGCGGCGGTGTTTGCTGTGCCCGAAGGGATAGACACAGCACCTCAAACCTGA
- a CDS encoding DUF4351 domain-containing protein, which yields MRDSAVYQQILQEGRLELLLYFLDRKFGPLPVELVQRLNAITNGERLLSLADAAIDALDLQSFRAQV from the coding sequence ATGCGAGACTCAGCGGTCTACCAGCAAATTCTCCAGGAAGGTCGCCTGGAGCTGCTCCTCTATTTTTTGGATCGCAAGTTTGGCCCGCTTCCTGTTGAATTGGTGCAACGGCTCAATGCGATAACGAACGGAGAACGGCTTTTATCCCTGGCCGATGCGGCTATCGACGCACTGGATCTACAGAGCTTTCGTGCTCAGGTTTGA
- a CDS encoding dual OB domain-containing protein, giving the protein MPIVDILCLANSRKYQEYCIAGLDYKGGGWFRPVGNGEKGALRYDECRCADGSQPQVLDRLRIELSEHSPEPWQPENWLVGQQGWERVESPAKNVTLQRLRKRISHGPSLLGSVGSRITLIPQVRM; this is encoded by the coding sequence ATGCCCATCGTCGATATACTCTGCCTGGCCAACTCCAGGAAATACCAGGAATACTGCATTGCTGGCCTGGATTACAAAGGAGGCGGTTGGTTCAGGCCAGTGGGTAATGGAGAAAAAGGCGCACTCAGATATGACGAATGCCGATGCGCCGACGGTAGCCAGCCGCAAGTCCTCGACCGTTTGAGAATTGAGCTGAGCGAACATTCCCCAGAACCCTGGCAACCTGAGAACTGGCTTGTAGGACAACAAGGCTGGGAGCGCGTTGAATCTCCTGCAAAAAATGTGACTTTGCAAAGGTTGCGCAAAAGAATCAGCCATGGCCCGAGTTTGCTGGGCAGTGTAGGTTCACGTATAACCCTGATTCCGCAGGTTCGGATGTGA
- a CDS encoding helix-turn-helix domain-containing protein, which produces MGLEITELLELPNIYVESYSKTDKGWLLQLRPLSDGMRCPGCGRFIDRVHQAPKVIIRDLAILKRPVHLQIPRRQFHCPDCQRYATEQLEFVDWRRRHTRRFEQDVYERVQHSSLEQIAREEGISPEEVRGIFEHVAAQSKKRLGRSGTHKHR; this is translated from the coding sequence ATGGGCCTCGAAATCACCGAACTCCTCGAACTACCGAACATCTACGTCGAATCCTACTCCAAGACCGACAAGGGGTGGCTGTTGCAGTTGCGCCCTCTCAGTGACGGCATGCGTTGCCCTGGTTGTGGACGGTTCATTGACCGTGTCCATCAAGCACCAAAAGTAATCATTCGCGACTTGGCTATTCTCAAACGACCCGTCCATCTACAAATCCCCCGCCGTCAATTTCACTGTCCAGATTGCCAACGCTACGCCACCGAGCAATTGGAGTTTGTCGATTGGCGGCGGCGACATACTCGACGTTTTGAGCAGGATGTTTATGAACGGGTACAACACTCAAGCCTCGAACAGATTGCCCGCGAAGAAGGGATCAGCCCGGAGGAAGTGCGCGGCATATTTGAGCATGTGGCGGCACAGTCAAAAAAAAGACTGGGACGCAGTGGTACGCATAAGCATCGATGA
- a CDS encoding DUF488 family protein — translation MKRIYTLGFTKRSAANFFNAIRSAGIKRLLDVRLNNVSQLSGFAKKDDLAFFLEAICNAEYVHEPLLAPTKEMLDTYKKGKVGWEAYETSFLKLIRQRRIEDRIDRSIFDLPTVLLCSEATPEHCHRRLVLEYLKDKWKDFSIVHL, via the coding sequence ATGAAACGGATCTACACCCTCGGCTTTACGAAGCGTTCTGCGGCCAACTTCTTCAACGCCATCCGATCCGCTGGGATCAAACGCCTGTTGGATGTGCGTCTAAATAATGTTTCTCAACTATCTGGATTCGCGAAAAAGGACGACTTAGCCTTTTTCCTGGAAGCGATCTGCAACGCCGAATATGTCCACGAGCCGCTGCTTGCGCCCACCAAGGAAATGCTGGACACCTATAAAAAGGGGAAAGTGGGCTGGGAAGCCTACGAAACTTCCTTTCTCAAACTGATACGTCAACGCCGAATTGAAGACCGTATCGACAGAAGCATCTTCGACCTTCCCACGGTTTTGCTTTGCAGCGAGGCTACACCGGAGCATTGCCACCGGCGACTGGTTCTAGAATATCTAAAGGATAAATGGAAAGATTTTTCTATTGTGCATTTGTGA
- a CDS encoding DUF4326 domain-containing protein, whose product MQILVTNKRYDNRPGEYIGRPSVLGNPFVLGEHGSRDEVVEKYRRWLWEQIKEEGAVYRELLRLKAAAQKRELLLVCWCKRPNKEVACHGDIIKQAIEWLDRWERGIPEPQAHSLIHDLPSSVELPVEQLSFCEHLTMSTEATSAPEEISDELAETAIGWNAPVVLQNREATVPVQQSVDGTPAQLMQDDIQPCLPSVVEHSPPPRKPVRRVRSKSAKAKRRQPEPLPQLPLPS is encoded by the coding sequence ATGCAGATTCTTGTGACTAACAAGCGGTACGACAACCGGCCGGGGGAGTACATCGGCAGGCCCTCGGTGCTGGGCAACCCGTTTGTATTGGGAGAGCATGGCAGCCGGGATGAGGTCGTCGAGAAGTACAGGCGCTGGCTCTGGGAGCAGATCAAAGAAGAAGGAGCGGTCTATCGGGAGTTGTTGCGGCTCAAGGCGGCAGCCCAAAAACGAGAGTTGTTGCTGGTCTGCTGGTGCAAGCGCCCCAACAAAGAAGTTGCTTGCCACGGCGATATCATCAAACAAGCTATCGAATGGCTGGACCGTTGGGAGCGAGGCATCCCTGAGCCACAGGCGCACAGCCTGATCCATGACTTGCCTTCGAGCGTCGAACTGCCGGTCGAGCAATTGTCCTTCTGCGAGCATCTGACAATGTCCACAGAAGCGACGAGCGCACCGGAAGAGATATCCGATGAGCTGGCAGAGACAGCCATTGGGTGGAACGCGCCGGTTGTTCTCCAGAACCGTGAAGCCACTGTACCTGTTCAGCAGAGTGTCGACGGTACTCCCGCTCAACTGATGCAGGACGACATCCAGCCGTGCCTACCCAGCGTCGTAGAGCACAGCCCCCCGCCCAGAAAGCCCGTCAGACGAGTCAGATCAAAATCAGCAAAAGCCAAGCGTAGGCAGCCGGAGCCTTTACCGCAGCTTCCACTACCGTCATGA
- the pglX gene encoding BREX-2 system adenine-specific DNA-methyltransferase PglX, with translation MIDRTKLLSNLQALLRKLEADLQERGASDEVPAVGRALREEYQKASKAERTAQSYEEWHSDYATQIAAAWVLSCVFVRFLEDNRLIEPPKLSGPGERLGRARDEHELYFRTHPTQTDREYLLSIFEGLAKLPGAKEIFGHHNPIYELPTWLSGDAAGELLKFFQNVDANTGALVHDFSDPNWDTRFLGDLYQDLSEAARKKYALLQTPIFVEEFILDRTLDPAVEEFGLKDFRMIDPACGSGHFLLGSFHRLLDRWLRKEPATNIRELAQRALNSVHGVDINPYAIAIARFRLLLAAMQACGIERLIDAPAFQLNLACGDSLLHGAPGGDQLTMGWRSYDHVYLSEDLVELQRILRLGIYHAVVANPPYITPKDRALNGSPETSV, from the coding sequence ATGATCGACCGGACCAAGCTCTTGAGCAACCTGCAGGCTTTGTTGCGCAAGTTGGAAGCGGACTTGCAAGAGCGCGGCGCATCGGACGAAGTGCCCGCTGTAGGCCGTGCGCTGCGTGAGGAATACCAGAAGGCGAGCAAGGCCGAGCGCACGGCCCAATCCTACGAAGAGTGGCACTCGGACTATGCCACGCAGATTGCGGCGGCCTGGGTGCTCAGTTGTGTTTTCGTCCGCTTCCTGGAGGATAACCGGCTCATCGAGCCTCCCAAACTCTCCGGTCCCGGCGAGCGGCTGGGACGCGCCCGTGACGAACACGAACTGTACTTTCGCACCCACCCGACGCAAACCGACCGCGAATATCTGCTCTCAATCTTCGAGGGTCTTGCCAAACTGCCGGGGGCCAAGGAAATCTTTGGCCACCACAATCCAATCTACGAGTTGCCCACCTGGCTGAGCGGCGACGCAGCCGGTGAATTGCTTAAATTTTTCCAGAACGTAGACGCCAACACCGGCGCGCTCGTCCACGACTTTAGCGACCCTAACTGGGACACGCGCTTTTTGGGCGATCTCTACCAGGATCTTTCCGAGGCGGCGCGCAAGAAGTACGCGCTCTTGCAGACACCCATTTTTGTCGAAGAATTTATCCTGGATCGCACCCTCGATCCGGCCGTCGAAGAATTTGGCCTAAAAGATTTTCGGATGATCGATCCGGCCTGTGGCAGCGGTCACTTTTTGCTTGGTTCGTTTCATCGGCTGCTCGATCGCTGGCTCAGAAAAGAACCGGCCACGAATATTCGGGAACTGGCCCAGCGGGCGCTTAACAGCGTTCACGGCGTCGATATCAATCCTTACGCCATAGCCATCGCCCGATTTCGGCTGTTGCTTGCGGCAATGCAGGCATGTGGAATCGAGCGGCTGATTGATGCTCCTGCGTTTCAACTGAATCTAGCTTGTGGAGATTCACTTCTACACGGTGCTCCAGGTGGCGATCAGTTAACTATGGGTTGGCGTAGTTATGACCATGTATACCTGAGCGAAGATTTGGTAGAGCTTCAGCGTATTCTTCGGCTTGGAATTTATCACGCAGTTGTAGCAAATCCTCCCTATATAACGCCAAAGGATCGTGCACTCAATGGGTCTCCTGAAACGAGTGTGTAG
- the pglZ gene encoding BREX-2 system phosphatase PglZ encodes MSISVPTFSQIKAQVAAIRKRDPKAPRVVGLRVTGRWSGERQIRDGDEIYLIEQCDSPLAMRIALREPLAPQTTKVLVTDLEEANLDDDILLRLARRQLVPLDSWQIVKSLFQAHAVDPRLSRQRWIAELLMEWIPIGGYAPVSGGFLDAETVWPILLTHGLNLTTERPDLISILQWSVEAHNVERFRTTPENLREASIEWLATLAGEPTKSVLACVLRNERPDAVPIGLAVGVLYHSEARGQLDRAIGKAEERYLGGNSLDERVVHKWRTGAIEAVRQLADPMQKQRQLQRTDEILSEIGAEAFAYLSDTSPLGFDQRLSRFAQQLENTLTHRDSPSFEQLVASHQAILAHDKAVTDARRLERLDMSMRLAKWRLQGETAQPASLAEAIAYHRTEGCFVDWARWALRAGDPLRELARAYGQLFERVTAIREQQAHRFAELLRDWTALGNSGAGVAPVETILSTVVAPLANSAPVLVVVMDGMTMAVCRELLADLVEQGWIPLCPEREALAVMAGLAALPSTTEASRTSLLCGQLRPGTAREEKTGFAAHAALRTQCRPNQPPVLFHKAALQSEADGLLAAEVRKAIASAQQRIVGVVVNAIDDHLPRGEQLDLRWSHDSIKILPALLHEAKEANRTVILLSDHGHVLDCGTQTKSGNGGERWRLDDGKPDANELRVTGQRVVLPQSRSLIAPWTEKLRYSAKKNGYHGGVNPQEMVVPIAVLTASEAFPSGWHAALGDTPIWWDEPSTRLTQVLQPSSKPKKRKQRPRNTQFELEEIRSEAQTTDWVAALLASPIFQEQKKLMNQTVYPDARIADLLTTLDRSGGTLPLSVLARAINCAPVRARSFLAVMQRLLNIDGYAVLTRDNATETVKLNRDLLCRHFDLSNGK; translated from the coding sequence GTGAGCATATCGGTTCCGACTTTCAGCCAGATCAAAGCCCAAGTGGCCGCCATCCGCAAACGAGACCCCAAGGCGCCGCGGGTGGTGGGCCTGCGGGTGACGGGGCGTTGGTCGGGCGAGCGGCAGATCCGCGACGGAGATGAAATTTACCTCATCGAGCAGTGCGACTCACCCCTGGCAATGCGCATCGCTCTGCGTGAACCGCTTGCCCCTCAAACAACCAAAGTGCTGGTTACAGACCTCGAAGAAGCCAACCTCGATGATGATATTCTGCTGCGTCTCGCAAGACGGCAACTGGTGCCTTTGGACAGTTGGCAGATTGTTAAATCTTTGTTTCAGGCCCATGCCGTGGATCCCCGACTGAGTCGGCAGCGCTGGATTGCAGAGCTGCTTATGGAGTGGATCCCAATTGGGGGCTATGCTCCTGTGAGCGGCGGTTTCCTGGATGCAGAAACCGTCTGGCCAATTCTGCTCACCCATGGCCTCAACCTGACCACCGAGCGACCCGATCTGATTTCTATCTTGCAGTGGTCAGTCGAAGCACACAACGTCGAACGATTTCGAACGACCCCGGAAAATCTGCGCGAAGCGTCGATAGAGTGGCTTGCCACCCTGGCCGGAGAACCGACGAAATCGGTACTGGCCTGTGTCCTGCGCAACGAACGCCCGGACGCCGTACCCATTGGCCTGGCTGTCGGTGTGCTCTATCACTCCGAGGCAAGAGGACAGCTTGACAGGGCGATTGGCAAAGCAGAGGAGCGTTACCTAGGAGGCAACTCCCTGGATGAGAGGGTCGTTCACAAATGGAGGACGGGGGCCATCGAGGCCGTTCGTCAGCTTGCCGATCCGATGCAGAAGCAGCGGCAGTTGCAGCGCACCGACGAGATTCTCAGTGAGATCGGGGCAGAGGCGTTTGCGTACCTGAGCGACACTTCGCCACTCGGGTTCGACCAACGCCTGAGTCGGTTTGCCCAGCAGCTCGAAAACACCCTGACACACCGGGATTCTCCCTCGTTTGAGCAGCTCGTCGCCTCTCACCAGGCGATTTTGGCCCACGACAAAGCCGTAACCGATGCTCGCCGGCTGGAACGCCTCGATATGTCGATGCGCCTGGCAAAGTGGCGGTTGCAAGGGGAGACTGCCCAACCGGCCTCGCTGGCCGAGGCCATCGCCTATCACCGCACCGAAGGCTGTTTTGTCGATTGGGCGCGTTGGGCACTCCGGGCGGGCGATCCGCTGCGGGAACTTGCGAGAGCCTACGGACAGTTGTTTGAAAGGGTCACCGCGATCCGAGAGCAGCAAGCCCACCGGTTCGCGGAGCTTCTGCGCGATTGGACAGCACTTGGCAACTCAGGAGCAGGTGTAGCACCGGTCGAGACGATCCTATCGACCGTCGTTGCTCCCCTGGCAAACAGTGCCCCTGTGCTTGTGGTGGTTATGGACGGCATGACCATGGCCGTCTGCCGCGAACTTTTAGCGGATCTTGTGGAGCAGGGTTGGATCCCTTTGTGTCCGGAGAGGGAAGCATTGGCGGTGATGGCCGGCCTGGCAGCCCTACCATCGACCACGGAAGCTTCGCGGACGAGCTTGCTGTGTGGTCAACTGCGCCCGGGCACTGCTAGAGAAGAGAAGACCGGTTTTGCCGCCCACGCAGCGCTCCGTACCCAGTGTCGGCCCAATCAACCGCCTGTACTTTTTCACAAAGCCGCCTTGCAGTCGGAGGCAGACGGCCTACTTGCCGCCGAAGTGCGCAAAGCGATCGCTTCAGCTCAGCAGCGCATCGTTGGTGTGGTTGTCAATGCAATCGATGATCATTTGCCGAGAGGTGAGCAACTTGACCTGCGCTGGTCGCACGACAGTATCAAAATTTTGCCTGCTCTATTGCATGAAGCGAAAGAGGCCAATCGCACCGTGATTTTACTCAGTGACCACGGTCATGTTTTAGATTGTGGAACACAGACTAAATCTGGAAACGGTGGAGAGCGCTGGCGGCTTGATGATGGAAAACCCGATGCCAATGAGTTGCGGGTCACCGGTCAGCGAGTCGTGTTACCTCAATCTCGATCGTTGATCGCACCTTGGACAGAAAAACTGCGTTACAGTGCCAAAAAGAACGGTTATCACGGTGGCGTGAATCCCCAAGAGATGGTCGTGCCGATTGCCGTACTCACCGCTTCTGAGGCATTTCCGAGTGGCTGGCATGCCGCTCTCGGGGACACCCCAATCTGGTGGGACGAGCCATCTACTCGCCTGACGCAGGTGCTGCAGCCTTCATCAAAGCCGAAAAAGCGCAAACAGCGCCCACGCAATACTCAATTTGAGTTGGAAGAAATACGCTCTGAAGCACAGACAACCGACTGGGTAGCAGCTTTGCTAGCTTCACCCATTTTCCAGGAACAAAAAAAGCTGATGAATCAAACTGTGTATCCAGATGCACGAATTGCCGATTTGCTGACCACATTAGATCGCAGTGGCGGTACGTTGCCTCTATCGGTACTGGCGCGAGCGATCAACTGTGCGCCTGTGCGCGCCCGCAGCTTCTTGGCGGTGATGCAACGACTGCTGAATATTGATGGCTACGCCGTCCTAACTCGCGACAATGCGACTGAAACTGTCAAGCTCAATCGAGACTTACTGTGTCGCCATTTCGATCTGAGTAACGGTAAATAG